The following proteins are co-located in the Noviherbaspirillum sp. UKPF54 genome:
- a CDS encoding rubredoxin, with product MTYYSCPVCNYIYDEQAGEPREGYPPGTPWSAIPDEFTCPDCAVRWKGEFVAASPQEAGGRHLPTN from the coding sequence ATGACCTACTACTCCTGTCCCGTATGCAATTACATCTATGACGAACAAGCCGGCGAACCGCGCGAAGGCTACCCGCCCGGCACGCCGTGGAGCGCCATTCCCGACGAGTTCACCTGCCCGGACTGCGCGGTGCGCTGGAAAGGAGAGTTCGTGGCCGCCAGCCCGCAGGAAGCGGGCGGCCGGCACTTGCCGACCAATTAA